A region of Polyangiaceae bacterium DNA encodes the following proteins:
- a CDS encoding DUF3556 domain-containing protein yields the protein MGLLDPIPPPYDPLEWIKRPFAERARMACESWALQGYGTPLAIYLVYALKVVLYIGGWAFFCGFTPGLGELQTIDSWWLDPVAFQKAILWSMLFEVLGLGCGSGPLTGRYYPPIGGFLYFLRPGTTKLPVFEQVPIISGTRRSLLDVAFYAAAIICLVRALVSKTPGLEEFLPIVALFPILGVLDKTIFIAARGEHYWTTLLCFAFANQWIAGAKAVQLALWFWAGVSKLSAHFPTVVAVMTSNGPFTRAAWIRRRMYRHFPDDLRPSRLAVWMAHGGTLLELAVPLVLIWSPGGTSLVVGMVLMLMLHGYITSNVPMGVPIEWNFMVVYGGFALFWAHPDVTIMDVGPWPLGVFLLFALVGIPLLGNLVPSAVSFLFAMRYYAGNWAYGIWLFRDGSHRKLEKVTKSSQWVYDQLDRFYDRRTSVGLVGKVFAFRLMHLHGRALSVLLPKAVDRFEDYEYVDGEIIAGMVLGYNFGDGHLHNEQLLRAVQEQCQFDAGELRCVFVEAQPLGRQTLEWRIHDAKTGLLEKGSLDARQLELRQPWESKAGDAAANSIAST from the coding sequence ATGGGCTTGCTCGATCCGATTCCGCCTCCCTACGACCCACTCGAATGGATCAAGCGCCCCTTTGCCGAACGAGCGCGCATGGCGTGCGAATCGTGGGCCTTGCAAGGATACGGGACGCCGCTCGCCATCTACCTCGTCTATGCATTGAAGGTCGTGCTGTACATTGGCGGGTGGGCCTTTTTTTGCGGCTTCACGCCGGGCCTCGGCGAACTTCAAACCATCGATTCCTGGTGGCTCGATCCCGTCGCGTTTCAAAAAGCGATTCTTTGGAGCATGCTCTTCGAGGTGCTCGGGCTCGGATGTGGCAGTGGACCCCTCACGGGCCGGTATTATCCACCCATTGGCGGGTTTTTGTATTTTTTGCGTCCGGGGACGACGAAGCTGCCTGTCTTCGAACAAGTGCCAATCATTAGTGGAACGCGCCGCAGCTTGCTCGATGTCGCGTTTTACGCCGCCGCCATCATTTGCCTCGTCCGCGCGCTCGTCTCCAAAACACCGGGCCTCGAAGAATTCCTGCCCATCGTCGCGTTATTTCCCATTCTCGGCGTGCTGGACAAGACAATTTTCATCGCTGCGCGCGGGGAACATTATTGGACCACGCTATTGTGTTTTGCATTTGCAAACCAATGGATTGCGGGCGCCAAGGCCGTGCAGCTCGCGCTTTGGTTTTGGGCCGGCGTCTCCAAGCTGAGCGCGCACTTTCCAACGGTCGTCGCCGTCATGACGAGCAATGGGCCGTTTACGCGAGCCGCGTGGATACGCCGTCGCATGTATCGACATTTCCCGGACGATCTCCGCCCATCAAGGCTCGCCGTCTGGATGGCTCATGGCGGAACCTTACTCGAATTGGCCGTTCCGCTCGTTCTGATATGGAGTCCCGGAGGCACGTCGCTCGTCGTCGGCATGGTCCTCATGCTCATGCTCCACGGCTACATTACGAGCAACGTGCCCATGGGCGTGCCCATCGAATGGAATTTCATGGTCGTTTATGGCGGGTTCGCGCTTTTCTGGGCACATCCAGACGTCACCATTATGGACGTTGGCCCCTGGCCGCTCGGCGTATTTCTCCTCTTCGCGCTCGTTGGCATTCCGCTTTTGGGAAACCTCGTTCCTTCGGCCGTCTCGTTCTTGTTCGCGATGCGGTATTACGCTGGGAATTGGGCGTATGGAATTTGGCTATTTCGCGACGGAAGCCATCGCAAGCTGGAAAAAGTCACGAAAAGCTCGCAGTGGGTATACGATCAACTGGATCGATTTTATGACCGCCGGACGTCCGTGGGTCTCGTAGGAAAAGTATTCGCCTTTCGCTTGATGCATCTGCATGGCCGCGCGTTGTCGGTCCTCTTGCCCAAAGCCGTGGATCGATTCGAGGATTACGAATACGTGGACGGGGAAATCATTGCAGGAATGGTGCTCGGGTACAACTTCGGCGACGGTCACCTGCACAATGAACAACTCTTGCGTGCAGTGCAAGAGCAATGCCAATTCGACGCCGGCGAATTACGGTGCGTGTTTGTCGAAGCGCAACCGCTTGGCCGACAGACCCTCGAATGGCGCATTCACGATGCCAAGACCGGCCTCTTGGAAAAAGGTTCGCTCGACGCAAGACAGCTCGAGCTGCGGCAACCTTGGGAAAGCAAAGCTGGCGATGCGGCTGCAAATTCGATAGCAAGCACGTAA
- a CDS encoding protein kinase — protein sequence METHDSQGMRTLLAGEKFGRYLIVRRIGTGGMAAVYEALHMDLQKRVALKVLHPWFSLRSDVVQRFVIEARAASRLAHPHVVSVHDIGVEQAMPFLAMDLLEGQDLFTLSHTQSELPLDRIADIFLPILSALAAAHDAGILHRDIKPENIFIARKPPREHPVLLDFGISKLDTSGMMQAVTSSTEIVGTPAFIAPEVATGGMTRFDARSDQYAIGITLYLVATRRLPYDGTNVPALLGSIAIGGAKPPSAYRPSLPPAFDALVLRAMALAPEDRFSSIRALGRALLPFASDVGRSLWSADFPQYGANRSTMQFVPFHAEDLRVVHALENVSDTDIERAVALGKLSTVSPGTSIFVQGTRAESCFLLISGEVEVTKTQGVDTYDMGRLGPGAIMGLAALWEDSPRPVSVIAVAECTVLEINQDAFKTMHKTCPAAADALLHEAITLAAERVSRANRKSMTPPPAALDHDKQREALVRLSAAIREWSIPMS from the coding sequence ATGGAAACGCATGATTCACAGGGGATGAGGACGCTCCTTGCGGGCGAAAAGTTCGGCCGTTACTTGATCGTCCGGCGAATTGGGACCGGTGGCATGGCGGCGGTGTACGAGGCGCTGCACATGGACTTGCAAAAGCGCGTCGCCCTGAAAGTCCTTCATCCATGGTTTTCATTGCGTAGCGACGTCGTGCAGCGTTTCGTCATCGAAGCGCGTGCTGCGTCGCGACTTGCGCATCCTCACGTCGTTTCGGTGCACGACATCGGGGTCGAGCAAGCTATGCCATTTTTGGCGATGGATCTGCTCGAAGGGCAGGATCTTTTTACGCTTTCGCATACGCAATCCGAGCTGCCGCTCGACCGCATTGCCGACATTTTCCTCCCCATTCTGTCGGCCCTTGCGGCGGCGCACGATGCGGGCATTTTGCACCGGGACATCAAGCCCGAAAATATATTCATTGCGCGCAAACCTCCGCGCGAACACCCTGTGCTGCTCGATTTCGGCATTTCGAAACTCGACACGAGCGGCATGATGCAAGCCGTCACCTCATCCACGGAAATCGTCGGTACGCCTGCATTCATCGCCCCCGAAGTCGCCACGGGTGGAATGACGCGTTTCGACGCGCGCAGCGATCAATATGCCATTGGTATCACGCTGTATCTCGTCGCAACGAGACGCTTGCCGTACGATGGCACGAACGTGCCTGCGCTGCTCGGATCGATTGCAATAGGAGGTGCCAAGCCCCCATCTGCATATCGTCCCTCGCTTCCCCCGGCCTTCGACGCGCTCGTCCTCAGAGCCATGGCGTTGGCCCCCGAAGACCGTTTTTCGTCCATTCGAGCATTGGGGCGCGCCCTTTTGCCTTTCGCCAGCGACGTAGGACGATCGCTTTGGAGTGCGGATTTCCCGCAATATGGTGCCAATCGAAGCACGATGCAATTCGTGCCATTTCACGCTGAGGATCTGCGCGTCGTTCATGCATTGGAGAATGTTTCCGACACCGATATCGAGCGCGCGGTGGCGCTCGGTAAGTTATCGACGGTTTCTCCGGGCACGTCGATATTCGTGCAAGGTACGCGTGCAGAATCGTGTTTCTTGCTCATTTCAGGTGAAGTCGAAGTGACGAAAACCCAAGGCGTCGATACCTACGACATGGGCCGACTCGGGCCCGGAGCGATCATGGGATTGGCCGCACTTTGGGAGGATTCGCCTCGGCCCGTTTCCGTCATTGCCGTGGCAGAATGCACCGTGCTCGAAATAAATCAGGATGCCTTCAAGACCATGCACAAGACGTGTCCTGCCGCCGCGGATGCGTTGCTCCACGAAGCCATCACCCTGGCAGCCGAGCGAGTTTCTCGTGCAAACCGCAAAAGTATGACGCCGCCCCCCGCCGCCCTCGATCACGACAAGCAACGCGAAGCGCTCGTGCGACTCTCTGCAGCGATTCGTGAGTGGAGCATTCCGATGTCGTAA
- a CDS encoding cyclic nucleotide-binding domain-containing protein, whose product MRLDPQLLKSLPFLETLSDADREALALCFKGRGYAPGDIVFDEGDPGSSMLLIAEGTLSATSKASGALLARRFGPGQVIGEASLFDPSPRTVTLRATAPSLVFELNEDALGVLRQNVPAAARALATVSLRSLLRRVRLIEKQVDTEIEKMSMLW is encoded by the coding sequence ATGCGTCTCGACCCGCAACTACTGAAATCGCTTCCGTTTCTAGAAACCTTGTCCGATGCGGATCGCGAAGCGTTGGCGCTGTGTTTCAAAGGCCGCGGATACGCGCCTGGAGACATCGTCTTCGACGAAGGGGATCCTGGTTCGAGCATGTTGCTCATCGCCGAAGGGACCTTGAGCGCCACGTCCAAAGCAAGCGGAGCGCTCTTGGCTCGTCGTTTCGGTCCAGGTCAAGTGATTGGCGAAGCTTCGTTGTTCGACCCGTCGCCTCGCACGGTGACGCTGCGCGCCACGGCTCCGTCGCTCGTCTTCGAGCTCAACGAAGACGCGCTCGGTGTGCTTCGGCAGAACGTGCCGGCTGCTGCCCGAGCGCTCGCCACCGTTTCTTTGCGCAGTCTCTTGCGCCGCGTGCGGCTCATCGAGAAGCAGGTCGACACGGAAATCGAAAAAATGAGCATGCTGTGGTGA